In Acidaminococcus fermentans DSM 20731, one genomic interval encodes:
- a CDS encoding MotA/TolQ/ExbB proton channel family protein, whose translation MNLFAAGIDYFIKGGWVMWPLLVCSIAALAIGVERTLYFRKADSGRGFTEKFCTYIEENNWDAAKQLADTTRGEIVKLATIVMAAMEIMSSWKISSATGQSGPWTNLNRTCPI comes from the coding sequence ATGAATCTGTTTGCAGCAGGAATCGATTATTTCATCAAAGGGGGCTGGGTCATGTGGCCCCTGCTGGTCTGCTCCATCGCTGCACTGGCCATTGGGGTGGAACGGACCCTGTACTTCCGGAAAGCGGACAGCGGACGGGGATTCACCGAGAAGTTCTGCACGTATATCGAAGAAAACAACTGGGATGCGGCCAAACAGCTGGCGGATACCACCCGGGGAGAAATTGTCAAACTGGCCACCATTGTCATGGCAGCCATGGAAATTATGAGTTCCTGGAAAATTTCATCAGCTACCGGGCAGAGCGGGCCCTGGACAAATTTGAACAGAACCTGCCCTATTTGA
- a CDS encoding MotA/TolQ/ExbB proton channel family protein, with product MDKFEQNLPYLNIIVTLALVLGLLGTVTRMMGAFNHITQRMENPMGVTAGLAEALITTVFGLCIFIVAVCFHGYFERRMKIITLNIEEMGNTLLEAVRKKETCSVCCHPERRRA from the coding sequence CTGGACAAATTTGAACAGAACCTGCCCTATTTGAACATCATTGTGACGTTGGCACTGGTACTGGGGCTTCTGGGCACGGTTACCCGGATGATGGGTGCCTTCAACCACATTACCCAGCGGATGGAAAATCCCATGGGGGTCACGGCCGGCCTGGCAGAAGCTTTGATCACCACCGTATTCGGACTGTGCATTTTCATTGTGGCCGTGTGCTTCCATGGATACTTTGAACGGCGGATGAAAATCATCACCCTGAACATCGAGGAAATGGGCAATACCCTGCTGGAAGCCGTGCGCAAGAAGGAAACCTGCAGCGTATGCTGCCATCCGGAACGGAGGCGGGCATGA
- a CDS encoding permease: MWTFIQNEILGMQWLNRLIGAGLGAAGMDLGSRLGGSVQFFLYDVIKISVLLVVLIFCVSYIQSYFPPERSRQILGRFHGLGANLIGALLGTVTPFCSCSSIPLFMGFTSAGLSQGVTFSFLISSPMVDLGSLVLLMGVFGYKIALAYVVMGLVIAVAGGTLIEHLHMEDQVADFIRQARIETSLAPEHLTVGQRTAFAREQVENTFRKVFPYILLGVGIGAVIHEWVPEHLVTAVLGSRNSFGVVLATLVGVPMYADIFGTIPVAEALLGKGAQLGTVLSFMMAVTTLSLPSMIMLGKAVKPKLLRTFVAICTAGIIAVGYGFNLFQAWLL, encoded by the coding sequence ATGTGGACATTTATACAAAATGAAATCCTGGGAATGCAGTGGCTGAACCGTCTGATTGGGGCCGGTCTTGGGGCGGCAGGGATGGACCTGGGGTCTCGGCTGGGGGGCAGTGTGCAGTTTTTCTTGTACGATGTGATCAAGATCTCTGTATTGCTGGTAGTGCTGATTTTCTGTGTCTCCTATATCCAGAGCTACTTCCCGCCGGAACGAAGCCGACAGATCCTGGGCCGATTCCATGGGTTGGGTGCCAATCTGATTGGGGCCCTTCTGGGAACGGTGACACCGTTCTGCTCCTGCTCCTCCATTCCCCTTTTCATGGGATTTACCAGCGCCGGCTTGTCCCAGGGGGTTACCTTTTCTTTCCTGATTTCTTCTCCCATGGTAGATCTGGGGAGCCTGGTACTGCTGATGGGAGTATTCGGTTATAAAATCGCCCTGGCCTATGTGGTGATGGGACTGGTGATTGCCGTGGCCGGCGGGACTTTGATTGAACATCTCCATATGGAGGATCAGGTGGCGGATTTCATTCGGCAGGCCCGGATAGAAACCAGCCTGGCTCCGGAACATCTGACGGTCGGGCAGCGGACCGCTTTTGCCCGGGAGCAGGTGGAAAACACCTTCCGGAAAGTCTTTCCCTATATTCTCCTGGGGGTGGGCATCGGGGCAGTGATCCATGAATGGGTTCCGGAACATCTGGTGACGGCTGTACTTGGGAGTCGGAACTCCTTTGGAGTGGTGCTGGCCACACTGGTGGGGGTACCCATGTATGCGGACATTTTCGGCACCATACCGGTGGCGGAGGCATTGCTGGGAAAAGGAGCCCAGCTGGGGACGGTACTGAGCTTCATGATGGCGGTGACCACCCTGAGCCTGCCCTCCATGATCATGCTGGGCAAGGCGGTGAAACCCAAACTGTTGCGGACGTTTGTGGCCATCTGTACGGCGGGAATCATTGCCGTAGGATATGGATTCAATCTGTTCCAGGCCTGGCTGCTGTAA
- a CDS encoding ArsR/SmtB family transcription factor: protein MNAMDAAVICKALGDSNRIRIVELLTQGELCGCKLLEYFNITQPTLSHHMKVLAECGLICSRKEWKNTYYSLNCETLTAFRNYIGTLTCRKGRACSCMDESGR, encoded by the coding sequence ATGAATGCAATGGACGCGGCAGTAATCTGCAAGGCCCTGGGAGATTCCAACCGGATCCGAATCGTGGAGCTGCTGACCCAGGGGGAACTGTGTGGCTGCAAACTGCTGGAGTATTTTAACATTACCCAGCCTACCCTGTCCCACCATATGAAGGTACTGGCAGAATGTGGGTTGATCTGCAGCCGGAAGGAATGGAAGAATACCTATTATTCCCTGAACTGTGAAACTCTCACGGCATTCAGGAATTATATAGGAACGCTGACCTGCCGAAAAGGGAGAGCCTGCAGCTGCATGGATGAAAGCGGAAGATAG
- a CDS encoding thioredoxin family protein: MVIQVMGGGCSKCETLLENVKEAVAHTGKTAEIQYVTDFAIIAGKGIMSTPALVIDGKVVSSGRVLKTKEIESLLG; encoded by the coding sequence ATGGTTATTCAAGTCATGGGCGGAGGATGCAGCAAATGTGAAACGCTGCTGGAAAATGTCAAGGAAGCGGTGGCCCATACGGGGAAAACGGCGGAAATCCAATATGTTACGGATTTTGCCATCATTGCCGGCAAGGGAATCATGAGTACTCCAGCTCTGGTTATTGATGGAAAGGTGGTTTCATCTGGACGCGTACTGAAGACCAAGGAAATCGAATCACTCTTAGGTTGA
- a CDS encoding transcription repressor NadR has protein sequence MMKNQERRKKIMEILRNSNGPVTGDQLAKDLNVSRQVIVLDMALLRSAGTAIVSTRRGYQINGRSLTMDFECRYKAMDTDSARDEMNIVVDNGGMIVSITLVPDFCGPIQAFLNLKNRRDVNQYLENFRKYNIPLIATLSQGVHTLSVAADSQEELEAIRDGLAEGGFLVEETDGEKK, from the coding sequence ATGATGAAGAATCAAGAACGCAGAAAGAAAATCATGGAGATCTTACGGAACAGCAACGGTCCGGTGACCGGGGATCAGCTGGCCAAGGACCTGAATGTGTCCCGGCAGGTGATCGTCCTGGATATGGCCCTTTTGCGGAGCGCCGGTACGGCCATTGTTTCCACCCGCCGGGGTTACCAGATCAATGGACGGAGCCTGACCATGGATTTCGAATGCCGGTACAAAGCCATGGATACGGACAGTGCCCGGGATGAAATGAACATCGTGGTGGACAACGGGGGCATGATCGTCAGCATTACCCTGGTGCCGGATTTCTGCGGTCCCATCCAGGCATTCCTGAACCTGAAGAACCGGCGGGATGTGAACCAGTATCTGGAGAATTTCCGCAAGTACAACATTCCGCTGATCGCCACCCTGTCCCAGGGGGTCCATACTCTTTCCGTAGCGGCGGATTCCCAGGAAGAACTGGAAGCCATCCGGGATGGACTGGCGGAAGGCGGTTTCCTGGTGGAAGAAACGGACGGAGAAAAGAAGTAA
- a CDS encoding DUF805 domain-containing protein, producing the protein MDLNGGMVENKLENLSPYQWMEQHFFARQIPRDWPSLLALYLNFHGRLGRVELALRGALLLGGASCLTFFLMGCVFLFTLFESGVGAIALMGLWLLTYFVMFLCGLSLLARRFHDMDKSGWWVMLFCVPIVNLATYIYLMTKKGTPGANRFGGVPE; encoded by the coding sequence ATGGACTTGAATGGCGGAATGGTTGAAAACAAATTGGAGAATCTTTCTCCCTACCAGTGGATGGAACAGCATTTTTTCGCCCGGCAGATTCCCCGGGACTGGCCGTCCCTGCTTGCTCTGTATCTGAACTTCCACGGCCGTCTGGGCCGGGTGGAACTGGCCCTGCGGGGAGCGCTCCTGTTGGGGGGCGCCAGCTGCCTGACGTTTTTCCTGATGGGCTGTGTCTTTCTCTTTACCCTGTTTGAAAGCGGGGTGGGGGCCATTGCCCTGATGGGCCTGTGGCTGCTGACCTATTTTGTCATGTTTTTATGCGGGCTGTCCCTGCTGGCCCGCCGGTTCCATGATATGGACAAAAGCGGCTGGTGGGTGATGCTGTTCTGCGTGCCCATCGTCAACCTGGCCACCTACATCTACCTGATGACGAAAAAGGGCACCCCGGGAGCAAACCGGTTCGGAGGGGTGCCGGAGTGA
- a CDS encoding AAA family ATPase, with protein MMLEFLENEHINPDLLRGLEAYRKEFPTPAELQARVPIPHFHYYGKDVWEEAIAALLCGQNLLLAGPKATGKNVLAENLAAVFGRPMWNVSFHINMDATGMLGTDTFKNGEVEFRPGPVYQCAVKGGFGVFDEINMARNEAMAVLHSLLDFRHTVDIPGYDLLHADKACRFIATMNYGYSGTRELNEALASRFAVIQLPSISMDALERLLRDEFPTLRKESLKAFCQIFKDLEKKCRESEISEKALDLRGMLDAIHLMEAGLEAHKALDLGIVNKSFDEYEPGLIRDVINLHIPGNYTKKDIFED; from the coding sequence ATGATGCTGGAATTTTTAGAGAATGAACATATCAATCCGGACCTGCTCCGGGGACTGGAGGCCTATCGGAAAGAATTCCCCACGCCGGCGGAACTCCAGGCCCGGGTCCCCATCCCTCACTTCCATTATTATGGCAAAGACGTGTGGGAAGAGGCCATTGCCGCCCTGCTGTGCGGGCAGAACCTGCTGCTGGCCGGCCCCAAGGCCACCGGGAAGAACGTGCTGGCGGAAAACCTGGCGGCGGTGTTCGGACGGCCCATGTGGAACGTGTCCTTCCACATCAATATGGATGCCACCGGGATGCTGGGAACCGATACCTTTAAAAACGGAGAAGTGGAATTCCGCCCCGGTCCCGTGTACCAGTGCGCGGTAAAAGGCGGCTTCGGGGTCTTCGATGAAATCAACATGGCCCGGAACGAAGCCATGGCCGTACTCCATTCTCTGCTGGACTTCCGTCATACGGTGGATATCCCCGGCTATGACCTGCTCCATGCGGACAAGGCCTGCCGGTTCATCGCCACCATGAACTACGGGTATTCCGGCACCCGGGAACTGAACGAAGCCCTGGCTTCCCGGTTTGCAGTGATCCAGCTGCCATCCATTTCCATGGATGCCCTGGAACGGCTGCTCCGGGATGAATTCCCCACCCTCCGGAAGGAATCCCTGAAGGCTTTCTGCCAGATCTTCAAGGATCTGGAAAAGAAATGCCGGGAAAGCGAAATTTCGGAAAAAGCCCTGGACCTGCGGGGGATGCTGGATGCCATCCATCTGATGGAAGCGGGGCTGGAAGCCCACAAAGCCCTGGATCTGGGGATTGTGAACAAGTCCTTTGATGAATACGAACCGGGGCTGATCCGGGATGTGATCAATCTCCACATTCCCGGGAATTATACCAAAAAGGACATTTTCGAGGACTGA
- a CDS encoding VWA domain-containing protein — MGKLKYDAKRRRALNIVWDVSWDYRFNPDFLAYTEQGTPDLYLNAVVGFTRKYYDVKLIHQMFEEMEDSALRDTFTDLFWLGLEYATYAKEAPVRPVLPYLRQQHARAYFDGTKLDKTGVAHEMQAARWHEVLGEGLDLHDPWAKGLYANLCFDPSWDTRTLCDHFRKITKKYFVSHFLVRESLEKVIISKGLGDFMDWLLPHVFRKQESVFNFLYSKKQAMDILAGKKAHNGLMAIITGQTAAENYQYIVDCFGASIYPPRKMLDIDQAWCSGPHQGCHLHFTRGRLGSKGATGEASRWLQGAHAQRVKNLAYYKDHGEQCRKSIARLTTQLRSVMRMARTRLPVPAKEGELVPGMVWRALKVNDPRVFYQRETVSSPDFTVDLMLDASASRGEYQQVIASQAYVIAESLRQCGIPYQVYSFCTLRNYTVLTLFKDYADKKRCTNIFNYVATGWNRDGLALRGARQLMGDFTRTKKILIMLTDGEPNDDKPLVGDGLFSSSEYRDEKAVANTADEAAALRREGIRIIGLINGENQHIMKDARKIFGEDCVEVRDLDKMADSVGRMLTRQIEAL, encoded by the coding sequence ATGGGAAAACTGAAATACGATGCCAAACGCCGCCGGGCTTTGAATATCGTATGGGATGTATCCTGGGACTACCGGTTCAATCCGGATTTCCTGGCCTATACGGAGCAGGGCACTCCGGATCTGTATCTGAATGCGGTGGTGGGGTTCACCCGGAAATACTATGATGTGAAGCTGATCCACCAGATGTTCGAAGAAATGGAGGACAGCGCCCTCCGGGATACTTTTACGGACCTGTTCTGGCTGGGACTGGAATACGCCACCTATGCCAAAGAGGCTCCGGTGCGTCCGGTGCTGCCCTATTTGCGGCAGCAGCATGCCCGGGCCTATTTTGACGGCACCAAACTGGACAAGACCGGGGTGGCCCACGAGATGCAGGCGGCCCGGTGGCACGAAGTGCTGGGAGAAGGGCTGGATCTCCACGATCCCTGGGCCAAAGGGCTGTATGCCAATCTGTGCTTCGATCCTTCCTGGGATACCCGGACCCTGTGTGACCATTTCCGGAAAATCACCAAAAAGTACTTCGTCTCCCATTTCCTGGTCCGGGAAAGCCTGGAAAAGGTGATCATCAGCAAGGGATTGGGGGATTTCATGGACTGGCTGCTGCCCCATGTGTTCCGGAAGCAGGAAAGCGTGTTCAATTTCCTGTATTCCAAGAAACAGGCCATGGATATCCTGGCCGGGAAAAAGGCCCACAACGGACTGATGGCCATCATCACCGGCCAGACCGCAGCGGAAAACTACCAGTACATCGTGGATTGTTTCGGGGCCAGCATCTATCCGCCCCGGAAAATGCTGGACATCGACCAGGCCTGGTGCAGCGGGCCCCATCAGGGCTGTCACCTGCACTTTACCCGGGGCCGGCTGGGTAGCAAAGGCGCCACGGGGGAAGCCTCCCGGTGGCTCCAGGGAGCCCATGCCCAGCGGGTGAAGAACCTGGCCTACTACAAGGATCACGGAGAACAGTGCCGGAAGAGCATTGCCCGGCTCACCACCCAGCTCCGGAGCGTCATGCGCATGGCCCGGACCAGACTGCCGGTGCCCGCCAAGGAAGGGGAACTGGTGCCCGGAATGGTGTGGCGGGCACTGAAGGTGAATGATCCCCGGGTGTTCTACCAGCGGGAAACGGTCTCCAGCCCGGATTTTACCGTGGATCTGATGCTGGATGCTTCGGCATCCCGGGGCGAATACCAGCAGGTGATTGCTTCCCAGGCTTATGTGATCGCTGAAAGCCTGCGCCAGTGCGGGATCCCCTACCAGGTGTATTCCTTCTGCACCCTGCGGAATTATACGGTGCTCACCCTGTTCAAGGATTATGCCGACAAGAAGCGGTGTACCAACATCTTCAACTATGTAGCAACCGGCTGGAACCGGGACGGCCTGGCCCTTCGGGGTGCCCGGCAGCTGATGGGGGATTTTACCCGGACAAAAAAAATCCTGATTATGCTCACCGACGGGGAACCCAACGACGACAAGCCCCTGGTGGGGGACGGACTGTTCAGTTCCTCAGAATACCGGGATGAAAAGGCCGTGGCCAATACGGCGGATGAAGCTGCCGCCCTCCGCCGGGAGGGAATCCGGATCATTGGCCTGATCAACGGGGAGAACCAGCACATCATGAAAGACGCCCGGAAGATCTTCGGGGAGGACTGTGTGGAAGTCCGGGACCTGGACAAAATGGCCGACAGCGTGGGCAGGATGCTCACCCGGCAGATCGAGGCGCTGTGA
- a CDS encoding valine--tRNA ligase, translating into MAEENNIPKVYDPAAVEKKWYAYWTEKGFFHQPVDKSRKPFSVVIPPPNITGKLHMGHALDNTLQDILVRWHRMMGDNTCWLPGYDHAGLATQIKVEEELKKKEGLTRYDLGREEFVKRVWKWKEAYGDEIVRQLKSLGISCDWDRQRFTMDEGLSRAVREAFVSLYEKGLIYKGTRMINWCVNCRTALSDVEVEHQDDAGALWHINYPIVGEKDQYLTIATSRPETIPGDTAVAVNPKDERYGKLVGKKIALPTTNREIPIIADEYVDLEFGTGAVKITPAHDPNDYEVGQRHNLEQIVVIGLDGKMTREAGKYEGEDRYECRKHIVQDLKDMGLLVKIEDAPHSVGHCQRCHHVVEPMVSTQWFVKMKPLAEAAIKCVTEGHTEFVPSRFTKTYLQWMENIHDWCISRQIWWGHRIPVWYCDDCGEVAASRTDLTACPKCGSTHIHQEEDCLDTWFSSGLWPFSTFGWPDKTEELEHWYPTSVLVTGYDIIFFWVARMITMGEEFMGKEPFKHVFIHGLVRDEQGRKMSKSLGNGIDPVEVVNQYGADTLRFMLITGNTPGNDMRFYWNRIESTRNFANKIWNASRFALMNLDGYDKDAEKAPLTLADKWILSRLQHTIQDVSTYLEKFELGEAGRLIYDFIWGEVCDWYIELAKPRLYDRENAPARATAQTVLCRVLGDAMKLLHPYMPFITEEIWQHLPHEGQSIMIAPWPVADDSLMDDSVEKQMTAVMDVIKAIRNMRAEVNAAPGHKAPATVLVDADLKDVFAGNGDYIRQLGTVDELTLGAMEDAAPENAMAAVVNGAKVYLPLKGLIDVEKELARLQKELDGAEKEAKRAAGKLSNQNFLAKAPAEVVEKEKNKQTEILARIDGLKERIATLRSL; encoded by the coding sequence ATGGCAGAAGAAAACAACATCCCCAAGGTCTATGATCCGGCTGCGGTGGAGAAAAAATGGTATGCATACTGGACCGAAAAGGGCTTTTTCCATCAGCCGGTGGACAAGAGCCGGAAACCCTTCAGTGTGGTGATCCCGCCTCCCAACATCACCGGCAAGCTCCACATGGGCCATGCCCTGGACAATACCCTCCAGGACATCCTGGTGCGCTGGCACCGGATGATGGGGGACAACACCTGCTGGCTGCCGGGCTATGACCATGCAGGCCTGGCCACCCAGATCAAGGTGGAAGAAGAACTGAAGAAGAAGGAAGGCCTGACTCGCTACGACCTGGGCCGGGAAGAATTCGTGAAACGGGTCTGGAAATGGAAGGAAGCCTACGGGGACGAAATCGTCCGCCAGCTGAAGAGCCTGGGGATTTCCTGCGACTGGGACCGGCAGCGGTTCACCATGGATGAAGGCCTGAGCCGGGCTGTCCGGGAAGCTTTCGTGAGCCTTTATGAAAAGGGCCTGATCTACAAGGGAACCCGGATGATCAACTGGTGCGTGAACTGCCGCACGGCTCTGTCCGACGTGGAAGTGGAACACCAGGATGATGCAGGGGCCCTGTGGCACATCAACTACCCCATCGTGGGCGAAAAGGACCAGTATCTGACCATTGCCACCAGCCGTCCGGAAACCATCCCTGGGGATACGGCCGTGGCCGTGAATCCCAAGGATGAACGGTACGGGAAACTGGTGGGGAAGAAAATCGCCCTGCCCACCACCAACCGGGAAATCCCCATCATCGCCGATGAATATGTGGACCTGGAATTCGGTACCGGCGCGGTGAAGATCACCCCGGCCCATGACCCCAACGACTATGAAGTGGGCCAGCGGCACAACCTGGAACAGATCGTGGTCATCGGTCTGGACGGGAAGATGACCAGGGAAGCCGGCAAATATGAAGGGGAAGACCGGTATGAATGCCGGAAGCACATTGTCCAGGATCTGAAGGATATGGGCCTGCTGGTGAAGATCGAAGACGCTCCCCACTCCGTAGGCCACTGCCAGCGCTGCCACCATGTGGTGGAACCCATGGTGTCCACCCAGTGGTTCGTGAAGATGAAACCCCTGGCGGAAGCCGCCATCAAATGCGTCACTGAAGGCCACACGGAATTCGTGCCCAGCCGGTTCACCAAGACCTATCTCCAGTGGATGGAAAACATCCATGACTGGTGCATTTCCCGGCAGATCTGGTGGGGCCACCGGATCCCGGTCTGGTACTGCGACGACTGCGGGGAAGTGGCTGCCTCCCGGACGGACCTGACTGCCTGCCCCAAATGCGGCAGCACCCACATCCATCAGGAGGAAGACTGCCTGGATACCTGGTTCAGCTCCGGCCTGTGGCCTTTCTCCACCTTCGGCTGGCCGGACAAGACGGAAGAACTGGAACACTGGTATCCTACCAGCGTGCTGGTCACCGGCTATGACATCATCTTCTTCTGGGTGGCCCGGATGATCACCATGGGCGAAGAATTCATGGGCAAGGAACCCTTCAAGCACGTGTTCATCCACGGTCTGGTACGGGATGAACAGGGCCGGAAGATGAGCAAATCCCTGGGCAACGGCATCGACCCGGTGGAAGTGGTGAACCAGTACGGGGCGGATACCCTGCGGTTCATGCTGATCACCGGCAATACCCCGGGCAACGACATGCGGTTCTACTGGAACCGGATCGAAAGCACCCGGAACTTTGCCAACAAGATCTGGAACGCCTCCCGGTTCGCCCTGATGAACCTGGACGGCTATGACAAGGATGCGGAAAAGGCGCCCCTTACCCTGGCGGACAAATGGATCCTGTCCCGGCTCCAGCACACCATCCAGGACGTGTCCACCTATCTGGAGAAATTCGAACTGGGCGAAGCGGGCCGGCTGATCTACGACTTCATCTGGGGCGAAGTATGCGACTGGTACATCGAACTGGCCAAACCCCGTCTCTACGACCGGGAAAATGCCCCTGCCCGGGCCACGGCCCAGACGGTGCTGTGCCGGGTACTGGGAGACGCCATGAAGCTGCTGCACCCCTATATGCCCTTCATTACGGAAGAAATCTGGCAGCACCTGCCCCACGAAGGCCAGAGCATCATGATCGCTCCCTGGCCTGTGGCTGATGACAGCCTGATGGACGACTCGGTGGAAAAACAGATGACCGCCGTCATGGACGTGATCAAGGCCATCCGGAACATGCGGGCGGAAGTGAATGCGGCTCCCGGCCACAAGGCTCCGGCTACGGTGCTGGTGGATGCAGACCTGAAGGATGTGTTCGCCGGCAACGGGGATTACATCCGGCAGCTGGGTACGGTGGATGAACTGACCCTGGGTGCCATGGAGGATGCAGCTCCGGAAAACGCCATGGCCGCTGTGGTGAATGGCGCCAAAGTGTACCTGCCCCTCAAGGGCCTGATCGACGTGGAAAAGGAACTGGCCCGGCTCCAGAAGGAACTGGACGGGGCGGAAAAGGAAGCCAAGCGGGCTGCCGGGAAACTGAGCAACCAGAACTTCCTGGCCAAGGCACCTGCTGAAGTGGTGGAAAAGGAAAAAAACAAACAGACGGAGATCCTGGCGCGGATCGACGGCCTGAAGGAACGGATCGCAACCCTGCGCAGCCTGTAA
- a CDS encoding bifunctional folylpolyglutamate synthase/dihydrofolate synthase — MEYSAAVTYVESLGKFGIHLGMERIQGLTALLDHPERKIRTIHVTGTNGKGSVTTFLANMLQQAGKKVGSYTSPHFVRYNERICLNGEEISNEDFAAVTERTKAALDRFLAEGGEQPTQFEFITAMAFLYFAEKQVDYAVIEVGMGGLWDSTNIITPEVSVITNVTLEHTDRLGKTIEAIAAQKAGIIKPGVPVVTEAEGKALEVIRGTAEASHAPLYVYGDDFSTEELTSSMDAQTFLYRMGEKEMEVTIHLPGEHQILNGAAALAAAEILREKDGSIDEAAMLRGMDAARWPGRLERIHRNPDIILDGAHNPSGVTVLRKALDEYYPGARRIYVFGMMADKDVSQVSEILFRPEDTIYTVLAHEGDRSEKPEKLARRLHKNAVPMDELAAAYRRAVQEAGPEDVVIVCGSLYLIGTFKELGLDR; from the coding sequence ATGGAATATTCGGCCGCAGTAACATATGTGGAAAGCCTGGGAAAATTCGGCATCCATCTGGGGATGGAACGGATCCAGGGCCTGACAGCCCTTCTGGACCATCCGGAACGGAAGATCCGGACCATCCATGTGACCGGGACCAACGGCAAGGGCAGTGTCACCACGTTCCTGGCCAATATGCTCCAGCAGGCGGGGAAAAAGGTGGGGAGCTACACCTCCCCCCATTTTGTCCGCTACAATGAACGGATCTGCCTGAACGGGGAGGAAATCTCCAACGAGGATTTCGCCGCCGTGACGGAGCGGACCAAAGCCGCCCTGGACCGGTTCCTGGCGGAAGGGGGCGAACAGCCCACCCAGTTTGAATTCATCACTGCCATGGCTTTCCTGTATTTTGCGGAAAAACAGGTGGATTACGCGGTGATCGAAGTGGGCATGGGAGGCCTGTGGGATTCCACCAACATCATCACTCCGGAAGTTTCGGTGATCACCAATGTGACCCTGGAACACACGGATCGGCTGGGGAAGACCATCGAAGCCATTGCCGCCCAGAAAGCCGGGATCATCAAACCGGGGGTCCCGGTGGTGACGGAAGCGGAAGGCAAGGCCCTGGAAGTGATCCGGGGCACGGCGGAAGCCAGCCACGCACCCCTGTATGTGTACGGGGATGACTTCTCTACGGAAGAACTGACCAGTTCCATGGATGCCCAGACCTTCCTGTACCGGATGGGAGAAAAGGAAATGGAAGTGACCATCCATCTGCCGGGAGAGCACCAGATCCTCAACGGGGCGGCAGCCCTTGCGGCAGCGGAAATCCTCCGGGAAAAGGACGGCAGCATCGATGAGGCCGCCATGCTCCGGGGCATGGACGCAGCCCGGTGGCCGGGCCGGCTGGAACGGATCCACCGGAATCCGGACATCATCCTGGACGGGGCCCACAATCCCTCCGGGGTGACGGTGCTCCGGAAGGCCCTGGATGAATATTATCCCGGGGCCCGGCGGATCTATGTGTTCGGCATGATGGCGGACAAGGATGTGAGCCAGGTATCGGAGATCCTGTTCCGGCCGGAGGACACCATCTACACGGTGCTGGCCCACGAGGGAGACCGGTCGGAAAAACCGGAGAAACTGGCCCGGCGGCTCCACAAGAATGCGGTGCCCATGGATGAACTGGCGGCGGCCTACCGCCGGGCGGTACAGGAAGCCGGTCCGGAGGATGTGGTGATCGTCTGCGGATCCCTGTATCTGATCGGCACCTTCAAGGAACTGGGACTGGACCGGTAG